AGAAAAACTTAGTGAGCGGATGAAAGTATCTACAAAAACTATCAGCCGCTTGTGGTCTCTGACTACTGGACTAGATCAGCGCACTTTGAAATTTTGCTTCAGTGCCTTTAATCTTGATTTAAGAAAAGAAGATTACACTTGTTCAGATAAAAGTGGTGAATTTTATAGATCACTTGACTATATTCATCTTTTGGATAAAGAAGACGTAAATATTTATTCTAGTCAGCATCATGTGGTTGAAACAGAACGGCGACAAATACAAAATTCAACAAAAGATTGTAGTATTTACCAATCTCTGGCTACTGTTCTGAAATATCCTAGTGGTCCTGTACCTTTAGATTCAATATATTACATTCCTCGTCCTCCAATTGAAGAACTGGCTTATCGAGAAATCACTCAACCAGGATGCGTGATTCGCATCAAAGCTCCCAAAGAAATGGGCAAAACTTCCCTCATGTTCAGGATTTTGGCACGCTCCAAAGCTTTGGGTTATCGGATTGTCAGTTTAAATTTCAATCAAGTTGATGTCGCCATTCTCAGCAACCTTGATAGATTCTTACGATGGTTATGTAAAAGTGTCTCTGTGCAACTGAAATTGGAACCCAAGCTAGATGAATATTGGGATCAAGAAACTGGTAGCAAGGTAAGCTGTAGCTTATACTTCAAAAACTATCTACTGAAGTCTGTTGATACTCCTGTGGTTTTAGCATTAAATGAACTAAACCAAGTTTTTGAATACTCTGAATTAGCTCAAGAATTTATACCTCTGTTACGTTCCTGGCATGAAGAAGCCCAACAAGAAGAGATATGGCAAAAACTAAGGCTCGTCATGACTTACTCTACAGAGTTTTACATACCCCTAAATCTGTGCCAATCTCCATGCAACGTGGGGCTACCATTACAGTTACCTGAATTTACTCACTCACAAATCGAGGAATTGGCAAAACGTCATGGACTCAGTTGGCAGCAGAGCAAGGAAACTGAACAATTGATGGCAATGGTTGGTGGACATCCAGCCTTAGTGCGGATTGCTTTTTACTACCTTTGCCGTCAAGAAATTTCATTATCGCAACTGTTGCAACAAGCAGCTACAGAAGTAGGTATTTATCGCACTCACTTACGGCGGCTACTGGTTATGCTGCAAGAAAATCCTTACTTAGCTGAAGCTTTTGCAGCTTTAGTCAGTTCAGAACGCAGTATTTATCTAGAATCAATGATTGCTCATCAATTAGAGAGTATGGGGTTGGTGAAGTTTCAGACGGATGGTGGAATAAGCATCAGTCGTGAATTGTATCGCATTTACTTTAGTAAGCACTTGTCTAACGGCAGGCTTCGGGTTATCCACTCCAGCAATTCCAGACACAAAACTTTTACCTCAAGTTTAATTTAGTTGTTTGTCTCGCACCGCCTTACTACTGCAAACATCCCCGAGTGGGGATTAAGAATTGCACCAATCGCATTTTGGTGTGAGGATGCGATTTCTTATCGCCGGGATAATTACTATAAAATCACATCCTGTAACTTCGCCACCATCTCTGCCCGTGCTGAAACCCCCAGCTTGCGAAACATTCTTTTCAACGCTTGCTTCACCGAATTTTGGGTAATAAAAAGCTTTTCCCCAATTTCCCCATTGGTTAACCCCTGGGCTACCAACTCAGCAATTTCTAACTCTCGGGGTGTCAGGCGACCAACCAAGGGGGAATTGAAGGCTTTTGGTTTCGCCCTCAAAGTCGCAAGTTTGGCTGACAAATGTAAACACAAAGCACTCAAGTCAGCTAAATCGTTGGCGTCAAAAGGAGGATGACCGTCAGCGCGGGCGAGGTTGAGGGTTCCTACCAGACGACCATCACAAACAATCGGCCCACTCATAACGTGGGCGTGATCTTGGCGTGGGCAAATATCTTGCCAGTCTCCGGGGGCTAAAATCAGTTGTTCATGGGTGGGTGCATGGCGTTCAACCACATAGCGTCCGACTGGATTTCCCTCTAAACACACCTCCGGAATCTTGTGTACCTCAACGTTTTCTGCTGTAGACAGATCATCACAGAGATATAAACCCCAACGTTCGACACCAAAATGTTTGCCGACTGTGTTCATCACAGCGAGGCGTAGTTCTTGTTCATTATTAGCTTTGGCGATCGCATCAAGTAAACTGTGGAGAGAACTAACCATAGAGTGTACCCACTTGGGGACTAGGCGGGCTTGAGAATTACTTCTATGCTAGCTAATAGTAGCAAAGCTAAAAAACTAACATAAACTAACAAATATAGGAGAAACCAGTGACTGCAACACAAGTATCTGCTCAAGAACTCTTCCGCGCTGCCTACCAGAACCGTTACACTTGGGATCATAATTTCCCTGGATACACCGCAGATATTACCTACAAACAAGATGGGCAGGTATTTACAGGTAAAATTCGTGTCACCGCCAATCTCAAAGCAGAAGTGTTTGAAGTAGAAGATGACCAAGCCAAGCAGGCGATTAATCATCAAGCTTGGGAAATAGCTGTTCATCGTATCCGTCGCAGCTTTGAAGAAACTCACGGTGCCAATACTTTTAGCTATGGCGATACCGATGAGACAGGCGCTGTTGAAATTATCGTTGGTGGTAAGTCCGCAGGTGATAAATACAAAGTCCGCAATAATATAGTCAGCCTCGTTCACCGTCATATCCACGGCGTTGTTGTCACAATTAATACCTTTAGTGTGCATGACACTGGAGAAGGCTACCTCTCTCACACTTATGACTCCGTATACCATGACCCGCAAACAGGCGAACAAAAAGGTGGTAGGAGTGAATTTGAAGATCAATACGAAAAGGTTGGTAATTACTTTATTTTGAATCGTCGGTTCATCAGCACCGATACCAAAGACCAACCCTCTGTTCAGGAATTCATCTTTTCCAACATCCAATTGTTGGAACCTGCTGCTGCTTAAGTCATTTCATCAACTGTATCTGTATTTAAGATAATTGAAGAAGGCAGAAGGCAATGAGTGGGGGTCTGAATTCCCCACTCATTGAGTTTAGTTGTTTATCTAGTTATGGTATTGTTTCATAATTATGCAGGGTAAATTTTACTTCTAAGATTAATCTATTTCTTTGAATAGGAATAGTTCCCTTATGAAAACAAAATGGATCTTCTACAAATCCAACTCCTGCTTGTTCGCAAATAGTGATAACATTTTCCGAGCCATAATAGCTAATAATATCGTTGTCATCTGTTTCTCTGAGTAAGGAAAACTGATGGCTAAGCTTTTTTCTCTTATGGCTACTTTTAACACAGACATGAGGACCACTATGTAGATCAACATTTGTTAAATAAAACATAAATTTTAGACACCAATAGTCTTCCAAGTCATAATGGAAGCAAAAAAAACCTTTGACACGCTCCTCCACTTCTTTTTTTTGAGGAAACGTCCACCAAATTTTGCTTATAACATTTGTAGGTTTTTTTTCAAAGTATTTAGTGGCAATTGACCATAATTTTGGGTCATTTTCCAGTTTTTTGACAGCCGGACAAAGTGAAGATATATCAAAATTATAACCAGTTATAAAGTCTTTTCCGTGTTTCTTTTCTGCTTTTTGTTTGTCAGTAAGAGAAAAACTGAATTGTAAATTAGCATTACCGAAGTAAGTTATATTTTTAGAGCAGTCTATTATTTCCTTTAAAAGATATTCGGGTAAGTTAAGACCCAAATATATACCCTCTTGTTTGAGGGTATCAACAATATGATTTACTTCAATATCTGCAAAAACAGAATTACCTTCATATTTTATTATCGTTTTTTCTTTGAAAAGAAATTGCACAAAATAACGTATAAGATGAATACGGGTAAAGCAAAACATGAAAATATAATCAGGCTTTTTTATTGCCAAGTTTAAATAATAGAAAAACCTACGCTGCAATTTTAACAACAGTTTTTGATAAAGACTTTTTGTTGTCATATTGCCTCTTGTATTTTAGGTAGTTTTAATTTTAAGCAATCCTAAGAGGTCATTTATAAAGTAAATATTAAGTAGCGTGGGTTACGGCTGTGTCAGAATTAGCCGTAACCCACCACTGGCGTGGCGATAGGTTACGAACTGCTTTAACGCACCCTGTAATTTAAGGTTTACTTTATGAATCATCTCTAATATAGTTTTTGAAAAAGCATCCTATATTAATGCCTTTACACAAGATAAAAATCGTTGGCGAATATAAATCTCAAAGAAAATACTTGATAACCGCAAATGATTTACACAGCATGTCAAAATTGTGAATGACATGCTTGCTACACAGCCTAACATTTAGGAATCATAAACATTTATACCAACTAATTATTGAATTAGAAGATATATAATGTTAAAAATCCCATAGTAAATTTACAGTAAATACATAAGAATCATATAAGGAATTTATAAGAGAAAATAAAAAACTACAGAGGCTTTCATACTTGCGGAAGAGGTAATGTATGACCAGGACTATTGTCATTATGGTAATAGCGTAATATACAAACGCTGTTTGTAGCGCTTTGGGATAGTTATGAAAGAAACTGACATGCCTTATAGAAATAGAAATACCCAAACAAAAACAACAAGTGAGAATAAATCTGGCTCTGGGATGACTGATGAAGATTGGTTTAATTTAGGAAAATCTGATGCTTGGGTTGGACAACCTAAAGTGCCACCACAAGAAAATTCTCAAGCTGCCAGCATGTACGAACTAGGTTATTGTGAAGGAGAGATTAAACGTGCGCCAATTGAAACTAGAGCAGCAGATCAGTAGTTAGAAATCGTCAAGCCATGCTGCATTCGTCTACACTAAATCATTCATCTCTACTCGCCAACACTCCCATGAACTACCTACGCCAGCACGCATGAAAATACCTTTTCCTTTCCTTGTGCCATCTGCCTTGTTTATAAGCTTGTCATTGCTTGTACTAACTCATCAGATAAATCAACTTTAACTTCTTGACATTTTTTAAATAAAACCCCAGCTAAGAAGTAATAATTGCCAGAGTAAAAGGCCATTTTGTGTTTGCGTAATTCTTCGATGTGTTTTTTGACTTTGGGTTCAGAGCTATAGTAGCCAAATTGTAAGGGTAAAATCAGAAAACTACTCACACAATAACCGTTATCTTTGGCATGGTCAATTGTACTTTTGGGATTGGAAAAGCTTGAGATTAACAGTACAACATTTTCATAGCCGAGTGATAAAAGATTATTAGTAATACTAGCTCCATCTACACCACCAAATAATAAGGGCATGTAAATATCATTATCTGGTGCAGGAATATAGGGCGGATTGGCAACAAGATACTCGGCTTGTGGTTGAGAAGACTCAAATAAACATGAGTTGTGAATGACGTATTTGTGACCAAGATTATATTCGTCAATGGTTAAATTGGCTGCTTTCCAAGCAGAGGTATTTAATTCAAATCCCTGTATGAGACCATCGAATTTATTTCTTAATAAAGAATTGATGACCGGACTACCATCTCCTGAGCCAAACTCAACAATACATTCGGATTTTTGGCAATTTCTAAGAGCAAAATTTTCTAAGCAATTTGAGTAGAAGTTAGATTCTTCTGGGCAAAAAAATATGTCTTTCATTGGAGTAGAAGAGTATGTGCAATAGAGTAGTTGTAGGTAAGGCGTATGCTTTACCTACTTGCAAAAATTTGATTGAAAGTATTATGAGTTTTCGCAAAGGTGAAGTTTAAGAAGCTGTTTCCTCTGCTTGACGGATGGCTTGTACAACAGCTTTAGCAGCGCGATCGCTCATGATTTTTTCTTGGTCGTACCCTAAGACTATTTCCCACGCATGATTAGGGTACATATCTGCTAAAGGTAATGCCACATCATCTAACATCCAGCGACCATGACGTTCATCCTCACGGATATGCAGTTCCCAATAACCCATTGCTGCGTCAGATAATCCCAGTCGTTGGGCTGCTGTCAGATAATTTCTGTAAGCCGCAGGGCCAGCCACTTCAAAATAAGTTAGTCCACCAGCGTAACGCAGATAATGACGCTTGCATTCTGTCATCAAAAAGTTGTGGTTGGCACAAGCTAGTACTTGCCAAGGTACTAAGTCAAAATATGCTTCTGGTTCGGTGTTCATGCCAAACTCATTAAGCATTTGAGCGAAAAACGTCGAATGCTTGCGAGAGAAGCGACCATTGCCATACTCTTCTAGAAGTACCCGCACAAGTGTACATTGCACTTCATTGGCAGCACCACCAAGGATGCGGGAAAGGCGACTACCTTCAACTAGGCCGTCAAATGAACCAATCGCCAACAAATGCTGATAGCCAGCCTTACTCATTTGTTCACGAAGATAACGGCTTTCTGGAGACAGTGGGGGATCTAAATCTTCAGCTGCACGGTCAATGAGTGCTTGCTTCACATCCAGTTGTTGCAATCCTACTACGTCGATTTGAGCAATTTCCCACTCTTGCCAAGCTGCTTCTATTTGATTGCGTACTTGATATAAATAGAGCGATCGCTCATTCGTATAATGCCGTAAATCATCATACCAAAATAAATTTAAGCGATTTATTCTGTATAGTATACGTTGGAGAAAGCGATGAGCTGCATCATCACCAGAAGCATTTTGGTAAGCTGCACTAATTGCTATAGAAAGTGCATCTTCAAACTCACTCCTGAGTGAGGGTTCTTTCTCCAGTTTTTTGTCTAAATTATCTATTGCTAACAGTTGTGTTAATTGCTGTTCAGCAGCTTGATAATTAGTACCTTTTATTACCCCTACATGATCAAATTCTCCCACTACAAAAGCGAGAGGAAATTTAACTAACTTGCTCTGCATAGATGATTTATAGCTTTGCCATCAGTGCGGATAATTCACACTTCATATACATACTTAGGTTCTCATTTTGTAGCTTTGTGTACCTCTCTCTGCGGTCATAAAGAAAATATAAAGTAGTAGTTCAAATATTCTACTCAAGGGGGAGTGGTTCAGTTATCACTTATCAGTTATCAGTTTTCAAATTTTATAACTCATATCAAGTTCGGCTAATTGCTTACGATATTATGCTTGTTTGGGTGTCATTGGTAATTGGTTTTTCCCATTACCCATTACCTATTACTAGCCTACGCGACAGCATAAGTATTCAAGCGAACATAATATCACTGTTAACTGTTAACTGTTCACTGTTTAATTGTCTGGCTTGGTGGGAGTTGTTCTATGGTAATT
Above is a genomic segment from Fischerella sp. JS2 containing:
- a CDS encoding AAA-like domain-containing protein; amino-acid sequence: MENQKTKRIRGVILTAVGLKRLQAAIELAEIQENNGERFTQEKLSERMKVSTKTISRLWSLTTGLDQRTLKFCFSAFNLDLRKEDYTCSDKSGEFYRSLDYIHLLDKEDVNIYSSQHHVVETERRQIQNSTKDCSIYQSLATVLKYPSGPVPLDSIYYIPRPPIEELAYREITQPGCVIRIKAPKEMGKTSLMFRILARSKALGYRIVSLNFNQVDVAILSNLDRFLRWLCKSVSVQLKLEPKLDEYWDQETGSKVSCSLYFKNYLLKSVDTPVVLALNELNQVFEYSELAQEFIPLLRSWHEEAQQEEIWQKLRLVMTYSTEFYIPLNLCQSPCNVGLPLQLPEFTHSQIEELAKRHGLSWQQSKETEQLMAMVGGHPALVRIAFYYLCRQEISLSQLLQQAATEVGIYRTHLRRLLVMLQENPYLAEAFAALVSSERSIYLESMIAHQLESMGLVKFQTDGGISISRELYRIYFSKHLSNGRLRVIHSSNSRHKTFTSSLI
- a CDS encoding LuxR C-terminal-related transcriptional regulator, translated to MVSSLHSLLDAIAKANNEQELRLAVMNTVGKHFGVERWGLYLCDDLSTAENVEVHKIPEVCLEGNPVGRYVVERHAPTHEQLILAPGDWQDICPRQDHAHVMSGPIVCDGRLVGTLNLARADGHPPFDANDLADLSALCLHLSAKLATLRAKPKAFNSPLVGRLTPRELEIAELVAQGLTNGEIGEKLFITQNSVKQALKRMFRKLGVSARAEMVAKLQDVIL
- a CDS encoding DUF3386 domain-containing protein encodes the protein MTATQVSAQELFRAAYQNRYTWDHNFPGYTADITYKQDGQVFTGKIRVTANLKAEVFEVEDDQAKQAINHQAWEIAVHRIRRSFEETHGANTFSYGDTDETGAVEIIVGGKSAGDKYKVRNNIVSLVHRHIHGVVVTINTFSVHDTGEGYLSHTYDSVYHDPQTGEQKGGRSEFEDQYEKVGNYFILNRRFISTDTKDQPSVQEFIFSNIQLLEPAAA
- a CDS encoding class I SAM-dependent methyltransferase, which encodes MKDIFFCPEESNFYSNCLENFALRNCQKSECIVEFGSGDGSPVINSLLRNKFDGLIQGFELNTSAWKAANLTIDEYNLGHKYVIHNSCLFESSQPQAEYLVANPPYIPAPDNDIYMPLLFGGVDGASITNNLLSLGYENVVLLISSFSNPKSTIDHAKDNGYCVSSFLILPLQFGYYSSEPKVKKHIEELRKHKMAFYSGNYYFLAGVLFKKCQEVKVDLSDELVQAMTSL
- a CDS encoding iron-containing redox enzyme family protein, producing MQSKLVKFPLAFVVGEFDHVGVIKGTNYQAAEQQLTQLLAIDNLDKKLEKEPSLRSEFEDALSIAISAAYQNASGDDAAHRFLQRILYRINRLNLFWYDDLRHYTNERSLYLYQVRNQIEAAWQEWEIAQIDVVGLQQLDVKQALIDRAAEDLDPPLSPESRYLREQMSKAGYQHLLAIGSFDGLVEGSRLSRILGGAANEVQCTLVRVLLEEYGNGRFSRKHSTFFAQMLNEFGMNTEPEAYFDLVPWQVLACANHNFLMTECKRHYLRYAGGLTYFEVAGPAAYRNYLTAAQRLGLSDAAMGYWELHIREDERHGRWMLDDVALPLADMYPNHAWEIVLGYDQEKIMSDRAAKAVVQAIRQAEETAS